A genomic region of Desulfomicrobium macestii contains the following coding sequences:
- the mtgA gene encoding monofunctional biosynthetic peptidoglycan transglycosylase has protein sequence MARKTTTSSPRRAQPRTAAKKHAASGGALRRVLQVAGWILPGIVAVILILRFVPPPTSAFIITCQVERMLGMASGPAVMHEWTPMRRIPRHMALAVVAAEDQNFPNHFGFDVDAIARAVEHNKKSQGVRGASTISQQTAKNLFLWSGRSYVRKALEAGLTVLIELLWSKDRILEVYLNIAEFGDGTYGVGAAAKRFFGKTPAGLTTREAALLASVLPNPKRFSAARPSSSLRQRAQWVQTQMKQLGPNHIDWR, from the coding sequence ATGGCACGCAAGACAACCACTTCCAGCCCCCGGCGTGCCCAGCCGCGCACAGCCGCAAAGAAGCACGCCGCATCAGGGGGGGCGCTTCGCCGCGTCCTGCAAGTCGCCGGCTGGATTCTGCCGGGAATCGTGGCCGTCATCCTGATCTTGCGCTTCGTGCCGCCGCCCACCAGCGCCTTCATAATCACCTGCCAGGTGGAACGGATGCTGGGCATGGCCTCCGGTCCCGCCGTAATGCATGAATGGACGCCCATGCGGCGCATCCCGAGGCACATGGCGCTGGCCGTGGTGGCGGCGGAAGATCAGAACTTCCCGAACCATTTCGGCTTCGACGTCGATGCCATCGCGCGGGCCGTGGAGCACAACAAAAAAAGTCAGGGAGTCCGTGGGGCGAGCACCATCTCCCAGCAGACGGCCAAAAACCTTTTTCTGTGGTCCGGGCGCAGCTATGTCCGCAAGGCCCTGGAAGCAGGCCTCACGGTGCTGATCGAACTTCTCTGGTCCAAGGATAGAATTCTGGAAGTGTATCTGAACATCGCCGAATTCGGCGACGGCACCTACGGCGTGGGAGCCGCGGCAAAACGGTTCTTCGGCAAGACTCCGGCCGGACTGACCACCCGCGAGGCCGCGCTTCTGGCCTCGGTGCTCCCGAATCCAAAAAGATTTTCGGCGGCCCGCCCGTCTTCCTCTCTACGGCAAAGGGCGCAATGGGTGCAAACCCAGATGAAGCAGCTC
- a CDS encoding nitroreductase family protein — MNHSHNETLATIHARHSIRQFAPRDLSEDMVMAMLDAANQAPSAHNRQSWKFVILEGEARSNLAELVSSASKTFQKPASSLLRMAARSIASAPVTIAVINTGDLISHGTELFHVDREMGFDFFRTMEIQSSAAAVENLLLAATSMGLGAVWLGILYLIKDEILTFLQEPKGEFMAVIPVGHPVRPTQGPNKKPLQNVIKKI, encoded by the coding sequence ATGAATCATAGCCACAATGAAACTCTGGCCACCATCCACGCACGGCACAGCATCCGTCAGTTCGCGCCGCGCGACCTGTCCGAGGACATGGTCATGGCCATGCTCGACGCCGCCAATCAGGCTCCTTCGGCGCACAACCGTCAGTCCTGGAAGTTCGTCATCCTGGAAGGGGAGGCGAGGAGCAATCTGGCCGAGCTGGTCTCTTCGGCCTCCAAGACATTCCAGAAACCGGCCTCGTCGCTCTTGCGCATGGCCGCACGCAGCATCGCCTCGGCTCCGGTGACCATCGCCGTGATCAACACCGGCGACCTGATAAGTCATGGTACGGAGCTTTTTCATGTCGATCGGGAGATGGGTTTTGACTTCTTCCGCACCATGGAGATCCAGAGCTCGGCCGCGGCCGTGGAAAACCTGCTTCTGGCCGCGACGTCCATGGGACTTGGAGCGGTGTGGCTTGGCATCCTGTACCTGATCAAGGACGAGATTCTGACCTTTCTGCAGGAGCCCAAGGGGGAGTTCATGGCCGTCATTCCCGTGGGTCATCCCGTGCGGCCGACCCAGGGGCCAAACAAGAAGCCTCTTCAGAACGTGATCAAGAAAATCTGA
- the fumC gene encoding class II fumarate hydratase, whose amino-acid sequence MAKTRIETDSMGSIEVPEDRYWGAQTQRSLKYFRIGGDLMPGEIIHALGILKLASAQANLELGKLPLRLAEPIMAACHEVVDGKLAGNFPLHVWQTGSGTQTNMNVNEVVANRAIELLGGTLGSKTPVHPNDHVNMSQSSNDTFPAAMHIASALMLTGEVIPAVTAMHGELERKAREWDGIVKIGRTHLQDAVPMTLGQEFSGYAALLEDNLERLRGCLPHLYRLALGGTAVGTGLGAHPDFARVATAGIAGLTGLPFVPAPNFFAALSAHDVVVMTSGALKTLAGSLMKIANDIRWLASGPRAGLGELILPANEPGSSIMPGKVNPTQSEAMTMVCVQVMGLDVAVGMAGSQGNFELNVFKPVMIFNLLTSMRLLTDACASFTAHALAGLAPDETVIARHVGNSLMLVTALSPVLGYDKAAEVAHKAHVEGTTLKEACLALGYLDGDAFDSLVRPLDMARPHGIG is encoded by the coding sequence ATGGCGAAAACGCGCATCGAGACCGACAGCATGGGATCAATCGAGGTGCCGGAGGATCGCTATTGGGGCGCGCAGACCCAGCGCTCCCTGAAGTACTTCCGCATTGGCGGCGACCTCATGCCCGGGGAGATCATTCACGCCTTGGGCATCCTCAAGCTTGCCTCGGCGCAGGCCAATCTGGAGCTTGGCAAGTTGCCCCTTCGCCTGGCCGAACCCATCATGGCGGCCTGCCATGAGGTCGTGGACGGGAAACTGGCCGGGAATTTTCCCCTGCATGTCTGGCAGACGGGCAGCGGCACCCAGACCAACATGAACGTGAACGAGGTCGTCGCGAACCGGGCCATCGAGCTGCTCGGCGGGACGCTTGGCAGCAAGACGCCCGTGCATCCCAACGATCACGTCAACATGTCCCAGTCATCCAACGACACCTTCCCGGCGGCTATGCACATCGCGTCGGCCCTCATGCTCACGGGCGAGGTGATTCCAGCCGTGACGGCCATGCATGGCGAGCTGGAGCGCAAGGCCAGGGAGTGGGACGGCATCGTCAAGATCGGGCGCACCCATCTGCAGGACGCCGTGCCCATGACCCTTGGTCAGGAGTTTTCGGGGTACGCGGCCCTGCTGGAGGACAATCTGGAGCGGCTGCGCGGCTGCCTGCCGCATCTGTATCGGCTGGCGCTGGGCGGGACGGCGGTGGGCACGGGCCTGGGCGCGCACCCGGATTTCGCCCGTGTGGCCACGGCCGGGATTGCCGGGCTGACGGGCCTGCCCTTCGTGCCCGCCCCGAATTTCTTCGCGGCCCTCTCGGCCCACGACGTGGTGGTCATGACTTCGGGAGCCCTGAAAACCCTGGCCGGTTCGCTGATGAAGATCGCCAACGACATCCGCTGGCTGGCCTCGGGTCCGCGCGCGGGGCTGGGCGAGCTGATCCTGCCTGCCAACGAGCCCGGCTCGTCCATAATGCCCGGCAAGGTCAACCCGACCCAGTCCGAGGCCATGACCATGGTCTGCGTGCAGGTCATGGGGCTGGACGTGGCGGTGGGCATGGCCGGCTCCCAGGGCAATTTCGAGCTTAATGTATTCAAGCCCGTCATGATCTTCAACCTGCTGACGAGCATGCGCCTTTTGACCGATGCCTGCGCGAGCTTCACCGCCCACGCGCTGGCTGGCCTTGCGCCCGACGAGACGGTCATTGCCAGACATGTCGGGAATTCGCTCATGCTGGTCACGGCCCTCTCGCCGGTCTTGGGCTACGACAAGGCCGCCGAGGTGGCGCACAAGGCGCATGTGGAGGGCACAACCCTGAAGGAGGCTTGTCTTGCGCTCGGTTATCTGGACGGAGACGCCTTCGACAGCCTGGTCCGCCCTCTGGACATGGCCAGACCCCACGGCATCGGGTGA
- a CDS encoding glycosyltransferase family 2 protein has protein sequence MAKPEVTGLILTLNGARHLDACLASLDFCDRILIVDSGSTDATADIAAAHGAQVLVNPWPGPKKQFELAFEHIATPWVVSLDQDEILSDELRASVIQALRDPADMSAFLCPRTSYYFDRFLRHSGWYPDLLPRVFKLADTGVHVSGPHYGFETKGKTRRLAGDIIHYPYENLKQHVEKINYYTQIAAEEMHAKGKRAGVATAIGHGLARFMKIYFFRRGFLDGKAGFVLAVNSFFYAFQKYIRLAELGGKKTE, from the coding sequence TTGGCTAAGCCGGAAGTGACAGGCCTGATCCTGACCCTGAACGGGGCAAGACATCTCGACGCATGCCTCGCGTCCCTGGATTTCTGCGACCGGATCCTGATCGTTGACTCCGGCAGCACGGACGCAACGGCGGACATCGCCGCCGCCCACGGAGCCCAGGTGCTGGTCAACCCTTGGCCCGGGCCCAAAAAGCAGTTCGAGCTCGCCTTCGAACACATCGCCACGCCCTGGGTGGTCTCCCTGGACCAGGACGAGATCCTGTCCGATGAGCTGCGGGCGTCCGTTATCCAGGCGCTCCGGGACCCTGCGGACATGAGCGCCTTTCTCTGCCCACGCACGTCCTACTATTTCGACCGCTTCCTGCGCCACAGCGGCTGGTATCCGGACCTGCTGCCCCGCGTCTTCAAGCTGGCCGACACGGGCGTGCATGTCTCCGGGCCGCACTACGGGTTTGAAACAAAAGGGAAGACCCGGCGCCTGGCCGGAGACATCATCCACTATCCCTACGAAAACCTGAAGCAGCATGTGGAAAAGATAAACTACTACACGCAGATCGCCGCCGAAGAAATGCACGCCAAGGGCAAGCGGGCGGGCGTGGCCACGGCGATCGGCCACGGGCTGGCCAGGTTCATGAAGATCTATTTCTTCAGGCGGGGATTTCTGGACGGCAAGGCCGGATTCGTGCTGGCGGTCAACTCGTTTTTCTACGCCTTCCAGAAGTATATCCGGCTGGCGGAGCTTGGCGGCAAAAAAACAGAATAA
- the tmk gene encoding dTMP kinase, whose protein sequence is MFLTFEGMEGCGKSTQCKKLIEHFVRQGHDVLHTLEPGGSRLGKELRRILLDPKNSDLSSTSELFLYLADRAQHVSSVIRPAMEDGRTVICDRFADSTVVYQGYGRGLDPSLLHHLNDVAVQGLWPDVTILLDVEPEIGLKRALTRNMLDNKTATEGRFEAESMAFHTRIREGYLTWAALHRGRFLVVDAGRNPDAVFESILRGLEEKGLG, encoded by the coding sequence ATGTTTCTTACTTTTGAAGGCATGGAGGGCTGCGGAAAATCCACGCAGTGCAAAAAACTCATCGAACATTTCGTGCGCCAGGGACACGATGTCCTGCACACTCTTGAACCCGGCGGCAGCCGTCTGGGCAAGGAGCTGAGGCGCATTCTGCTCGACCCCAAGAACAGCGACCTGTCTTCAACCAGCGAGCTTTTCCTGTATCTGGCCGACCGCGCCCAGCACGTCTCCTCGGTCATCCGGCCAGCCATGGAAGACGGCAGGACCGTGATCTGCGACCGCTTCGCCGACTCCACCGTGGTCTACCAGGGCTACGGACGCGGCCTTGACCCGAGCCTTCTGCATCACCTGAACGACGTGGCCGTGCAAGGACTCTGGCCGGACGTGACGATCCTTCTGGACGTGGAGCCGGAGATCGGCCTGAAGCGCGCCCTGACCCGCAACATGCTGGACAACAAGACCGCCACCGAGGGCCGTTTCGAAGCCGAGAGTATGGCCTTTCACACCCGCATCCGCGAAGGCTATCTGACCTGGGCCGCACTGCACCGGGGCCGCTTCCTGGTCGTGGACGCGGGCCGGAATCCGGACGCCGTGTTCGAGTCCATCCTGCGCGGACTGGAGGAGAAAGGCCTTGGCTAA
- a CDS encoding 3'-5' exoribonuclease YhaM family protein has translation MKHKKTYVRDLAEGNSISEVFALSKAQRKEAKNGPYWQLTLTDRTGNIEARIWYPQSQQFEALQAEQFVAVNGQVASFKDQLQMNINDMAVIDPREAGLDLTDFLPSSAIPPEDLLREMEEFLGAELTFKPWKALCRSVLHDDHIRASLLSAPGAKSIHHAYAGGLLEHTLAIMRICSALSRLYPGIDREILLVAALFHDLGKAFELSHGISREYTDAGRLLGHIQIGLEILEPFLRKTKDLPEELSMHLKHLIVAHHGELAFGSPCLPQTAEAFILHYADNLDAKINTVHGALTAPDGEEIGGWSEYHRTLGRYLYQPMRTPVATTAAEPQPKTPKKAAPKSEESPLLKAMGITATPGNQ, from the coding sequence ATGAAGCACAAAAAAACATACGTACGCGATTTGGCTGAAGGAAATTCGATTTCCGAAGTGTTTGCCCTGTCCAAGGCCCAGCGCAAGGAAGCCAAGAACGGCCCCTACTGGCAACTGACCCTGACCGACCGCACCGGCAATATCGAGGCCAGGATCTGGTACCCCCAGAGCCAGCAATTCGAAGCCTTGCAGGCGGAACAATTCGTGGCCGTGAACGGGCAGGTGGCCTCCTTCAAGGACCAGTTGCAGATGAACATAAACGACATGGCCGTCATCGATCCGCGTGAAGCGGGCCTGGACCTGACCGACTTTCTACCGTCCTCCGCCATTCCTCCCGAGGACCTTCTTCGTGAAATGGAAGAATTCCTCGGCGCCGAACTGACTTTCAAACCATGGAAGGCCCTGTGCAGGAGCGTGCTGCACGACGATCATATCCGCGCATCCCTCTTGAGCGCGCCCGGAGCCAAGTCCATCCATCACGCCTATGCCGGAGGGCTCCTTGAGCACACCCTGGCCATCATGCGCATCTGCAGCGCCCTGTCCCGGCTCTATCCGGGAATCGACAGGGAAATCCTGCTCGTGGCCGCCCTTTTCCACGATCTGGGCAAGGCCTTCGAGCTCTCGCACGGCATAAGCCGCGAATACACCGATGCCGGACGCTTGCTGGGACACATCCAGATCGGCCTGGAGATCCTGGAGCCTTTTCTGCGCAAGACCAAGGACCTGCCTGAAGAACTGTCCATGCATCTCAAGCACCTCATCGTCGCCCATCATGGCGAACTGGCCTTCGGGTCACCCTGCCTGCCCCAGACTGCGGAGGCCTTCATCCTGCACTACGCGGACAATCTGGATGCCAAGATCAACACCGTTCACGGAGCCCTGACCGCACCCGACGGCGAGGAAATCGGCGGCTGGAGCGAATACCACCGCACCCTTGGCCGCTACCTGTACCAGCCCATGCGCACGCCGGTCGCGACCACGGCGGCGGAACCGCAGCCCAAAACGCCCAAAAAAGCGGCCCCCAAATCCGAGGAGTCGCCCCTTTTAAAAGCCATGGGCATCACCGCAACACCCGGCAACCAGTAG
- a CDS encoding 4Fe-4S dicluster domain-containing protein encodes MSKKKGQAKVTIYPDWCKGCGICAAFCPSKVLELWPDGKAHVVREEDCVNCGFCELHCPDFAISVTPREISRRKTDAFDASKGGPLDPSAGTDPGPEENVGTPNREDEHGDKKA; translated from the coding sequence ATGTCCAAAAAGAAAGGTCAAGCAAAGGTGACGATTTATCCGGATTGGTGTAAGGGCTGCGGGATATGCGCGGCTTTTTGCCCGTCCAAGGTGCTCGAACTCTGGCCGGACGGCAAGGCACATGTGGTGCGAGAGGAAGACTGCGTGAATTGCGGATTCTGTGAGCTGCATTGCCCGGATTTCGCTATCTCCGTTACCCCCAGGGAGATCAGCCGCAGGAAGACCGATGCGTTCGATGCCTCCAAGGGCGGGCCTTTGGACCCGTCCGCGGGCACCGACCCGGGTCCGGAGGAGAATGTTGGAACACCTAACCGGGAAGACGAACATGGCGACAAAAAAGCGTAG
- a CDS encoding 2-oxoacid:acceptor oxidoreductase subunit alpha: MATKKRRKTEIFALGNEAVVEGALLAGCNFYAGYPITPSTEIAEVMSARLPLVKDGVFIQMEDEIASMGAIIGASLAGRKTMTATSGPGFSLMQENLGYACMTEVPLVVVNVMRGGPSTGLPTSPAQGDVQQARWGCHGDHPIIVLSASDVQECLEMTVVAFNFAEKYRTPVILLLDEITAHTREKISIPGPEDFEILARVTPSMPPEWYVSYEETMRGVPALPPLGSGYRFHVTGLTHDQNGFPTSKPDEVKALMHRQFRKIDQFFYDIQLFDEVNCEDAEVVVLAYGCVARSAELAVHMARERGVKAGLLKLKTLFPFPKTAVQALARQCKALIVPEMNMGQISREVKRVNNGLTHIITNNRVDGQIITPSEIFKNIMQA; this comes from the coding sequence ATGGCGACAAAAAAGCGTAGGAAAACGGAAATATTCGCACTCGGCAATGAAGCGGTGGTCGAGGGCGCGCTCCTGGCAGGCTGCAACTTCTATGCGGGCTATCCCATAACCCCGTCCACGGAAATCGCCGAGGTCATGTCCGCAAGGCTGCCTCTGGTCAAGGATGGGGTGTTCATCCAGATGGAGGACGAGATCGCCAGCATGGGCGCCATCATCGGTGCGTCCCTGGCCGGTCGCAAGACCATGACCGCCACTTCCGGCCCGGGCTTTTCCCTCATGCAGGAGAACCTTGGCTACGCGTGCATGACCGAGGTGCCTCTGGTCGTGGTCAACGTCATGCGCGGGGGGCCAAGCACCGGTCTGCCGACCAGTCCGGCCCAGGGCGATGTGCAGCAGGCCCGCTGGGGCTGTCACGGAGACCATCCCATCATCGTCCTTTCGGCCAGCGACGTGCAGGAATGTCTGGAAATGACCGTCGTGGCCTTCAATTTCGCCGAAAAATACCGCACGCCCGTCATCCTGCTTCTCGACGAGATCACGGCCCACACCCGGGAAAAGATCTCCATTCCCGGCCCCGAGGATTTTGAGATCCTGGCCCGCGTGACCCCGTCCATGCCGCCGGAGTGGTACGTTTCCTACGAGGAGACCATGCGCGGGGTTCCGGCCCTGCCGCCCCTTGGATCCGGATACCGCTTCCATGTCACGGGCCTGACCCATGACCAGAACGGATTTCCGACCTCAAAGCCCGACGAGGTCAAGGCGCTGATGCACCGGCAGTTCCGCAAGATCGACCAGTTCTTCTACGACATCCAGCTTTTCGACGAGGTCAACTGCGAGGATGCGGAAGTGGTCGTTTTGGCGTACGGTTGCGTGGCCCGTTCGGCAGAACTTGCCGTGCACATGGCCCGCGAACGCGGGGTCAAGGCCGGGCTCCTGAAGCTCAAGACCCTTTTCCCCTTCCCCAAGACGGCGGTGCAGGCCCTGGCACGGCAGTGCAAGGCGCTCATAGTGCCCGAGATGAACATGGGGCAGATCTCGCGCGAGGTGAAGCGGGTCAACAACGGCCTGACCCACATCATTACCAACAACCGCGTTGACGGCCAGATCATCACTCCCTCGGAAATCTTCAAAAATATCATGCAGGCGTGA
- a CDS encoding 2-oxoacid:ferredoxin oxidoreductase subunit beta: MAQVTQLIHDYLRHNKKFPHVYCAGCGHGIVLGSLIRSVHRLGYAKDDVVLVAGIGCSGRMAVYVDFNTVHTTHGRALTFATGIKMANPALKVIVVMGDGDAMSIGGNHLIHAARRNIGLTALVLNNNIYGMTGGQASPTSPEGTVSATSPFGQLERSFDIVDMAMASGASYVARGTVLHANMLDGLISDALEKPGFNLVEILTPCHTQYGRKNKFKTVVDMYQWYKKNTVKLDRYAQLAPEEKPKFTPIGVFRDEMRQGLEVRYEELRNKLQEQRNA, translated from the coding sequence ATGGCACAGGTAACACAACTCATTCACGACTATCTCAGGCACAACAAGAAGTTTCCCCATGTCTACTGCGCGGGCTGCGGCCACGGTATCGTGCTCGGCTCCCTCATCCGCAGCGTGCATCGCCTGGGCTACGCCAAGGACGATGTCGTGCTCGTGGCCGGCATCGGCTGCTCCGGGCGCATGGCCGTGTACGTGGACTTCAATACCGTGCATACCACTCACGGCCGGGCCCTGACTTTCGCCACGGGCATCAAGATGGCCAACCCGGCGCTCAAGGTCATCGTGGTCATGGGCGATGGCGACGCCATGTCCATCGGCGGCAACCATCTCATCCACGCCGCCAGGCGCAACATCGGTCTGACGGCGCTGGTGCTCAACAACAACATCTACGGCATGACCGGCGGCCAGGCATCGCCGACCAGCCCCGAGGGGACCGTCTCCGCGACGTCTCCTTTCGGCCAGCTCGAACGCAGCTTCGACATCGTGGACATGGCCATGGCCAGCGGCGCCAGTTACGTGGCCCGCGGCACGGTCCTGCACGCCAACATGCTCGACGGCCTCATCTCCGACGCCCTGGAGAAACCGGGTTTCAACCTGGTCGAGATCCTGACTCCCTGCCATACCCAGTATGGTCGCAAGAACAAGTTCAAGACCGTGGTGGACATGTACCAGTGGTATAAGAAAAACACCGTCAAACTTGATCGTTATGCCCAGCTCGCCCCGGAAGAGAAACCCAAATTCACGCCCATAGGCGTGTTCAGGGACGAGATGCGGCAGGGTCTGGAAGTGCGTTATGAGGAACTGCGCAACAAGCTTCAGGAGCAGCGAAATGCCTAA
- a CDS encoding 2-oxoacid:acceptor oxidoreductase family protein yields the protein MPKQHELNRFEIRLSGTGGQGILTLGKIMGQVLAIDHGFYVTQTQSYGPEARGGASRADLVISSHRISYPKPVNLDMLVALSQEACNLYFRNLKPTGFLLVDTSLVTQTPSNIYWGLPFTNMARDRIGMPQTTNIICLGALSHFLPFMNFANVKKALASVLPAKILDVNVKALTLGHSQAKKLYPDAPEKWTFFSPMTMESEQ from the coding sequence ATGCCTAAGCAGCACGAACTGAATCGATTTGAGATACGGCTTTCCGGAACGGGCGGCCAGGGTATCCTGACCCTGGGCAAGATCATGGGCCAGGTGCTGGCCATCGATCACGGTTTTTACGTCACGCAGACCCAGAGCTACGGCCCCGAGGCCCGGGGCGGAGCGAGCCGGGCCGATCTGGTCATAAGTTCACACAGAATCAGCTATCCAAAGCCCGTGAATCTTGACATGCTCGTGGCTCTCAGTCAGGAGGCCTGCAACCTGTATTTTCGCAACCTGAAGCCGACCGGCTTCCTGTTGGTCGATACATCGCTCGTGACACAGACCCCCTCCAACATATATTGGGGCCTGCCGTTCACGAACATGGCCCGGGACAGGATCGGCATGCCTCAGACGACCAACATCATCTGCCTTGGGGCGCTGAGTCATTTTCTGCCGTTCATGAATTTTGCCAACGTGAAAAAGGCCCTGGCATCGGTTCTGCCGGCCAAGATCCTGGACGTGAACGTCAAGGCTCTGACCCTAGGGCACAGTCAGGCCAAGAAACTTTATCCGGACGCACCCGAAAAATGGACATTCTTCTCACCAATGACGATGGAATCAGAGCAGTAG
- the surE gene encoding 5'/3'-nucleotidase SurE yields MDILLTNDDGIRAVGLRALYGALIKAGHRVHVAAPMTEQSAVGHSVTLFSPLRVKQVEETGFSGLGISGTPADCVKLALSHLLPKRPDMIVSGINSGANVGVDVLYSGTVSAATEGALAGIPAMAVSVDDFHPEELSAQAEYAVRMLDGDFWSSFPRHCVLNLNFPAGPFENAKGLKVCSQTSSTYRDWYDERNDPRGNPYYWLCGVIPPENVEPESDRGYLSRGYITATPLTFDLTHAGYLEALTRHLAKNE; encoded by the coding sequence ATGGACATTCTTCTCACCAATGACGATGGAATCAGAGCAGTAGGACTGCGCGCCCTTTACGGCGCCTTGATCAAGGCCGGACACAGGGTGCACGTGGCTGCACCCATGACCGAGCAGAGCGCGGTGGGGCATTCGGTGACCCTGTTTTCTCCACTGAGGGTCAAGCAGGTGGAGGAAACGGGGTTTTCCGGCCTTGGCATTTCCGGCACCCCGGCGGATTGCGTCAAGCTGGCGCTCAGCCACCTTCTGCCCAAGCGGCCGGACATGATCGTGTCGGGCATCAACTCGGGCGCCAACGTGGGCGTGGACGTGCTCTATTCGGGCACGGTGTCCGCGGCCACCGAAGGGGCTTTGGCGGGCATCCCGGCCATGGCCGTGTCCGTGGACGATTTTCATCCTGAAGAGCTCTCCGCCCAGGCCGAATACGCGGTGCGGATGCTTGACGGGGATTTCTGGTCATCCTTTCCCCGGCACTGCGTGCTGAATCTGAACTTTCCCGCCGGACCGTTTGAAAACGCCAAGGGGCTCAAGGTCTGCAGCCAGACTTCGTCCACCTACCGGGACTGGTACGACGAGAGAAACGACCCCCGGGGCAATCCCTACTACTGGCTGTGCGGGGTCATCCCGCCGGAAAATGTGGAGCCCGAATCGGATCGGGGATATCTGAGCCGAGGTTACATAACCGCGACTCCGTTGACTTTTGATCTGACTCATGCCGGATATCTGGAAGCGTTGACCCGGCATCTGGCCAAGAACGAATAA
- the fba gene encoding class II fructose-1,6-bisphosphate aldolase, with amino-acid sequence MPLTTPKEMFARGYAEGFAIGGFNVNNMEIIQGIMEAGNLEKSPLILQVSAGARRYAGQGYIIKLMEAALAENDLPVCLHLDHGQNFEICKEVIDGGFTSVMIDGSHLSFEENIALTKQVVAYAHDRGVWVEAELGQLAGVEDDVDVEHSVYTNPDQAAEFVGRTGCDSLAIAIGTSHGAYKFAGEAKLDFDRLEKIKALLPGYPIVLHGASSVPQEFVDMANQYGAKIAGAKGVPEDLLRKAAASAVCKINIDTDIRLAMTATIRKYLAENPSHFDPRQYLLVARDAVRDMVAHKIRNVLGSSNKI; translated from the coding sequence ATGCCCCTGACCACACCCAAGGAAATGTTTGCCCGAGGTTACGCCGAAGGTTTCGCCATCGGTGGTTTCAACGTGAACAACATGGAAATCATCCAGGGTATCATGGAGGCCGGAAACCTCGAAAAATCCCCCCTCATCCTGCAGGTTTCCGCCGGCGCCCGCCGCTATGCCGGCCAGGGGTACATCATCAAGCTCATGGAAGCCGCCCTGGCCGAGAATGATCTGCCGGTCTGCCTGCACCTCGACCACGGCCAGAATTTCGAGATCTGCAAGGAAGTCATCGACGGCGGCTTCACCTCCGTCATGATCGACGGCTCGCACCTGTCCTTCGAGGAAAATATTGCCCTGACCAAGCAGGTCGTGGCCTACGCCCACGATCGCGGCGTGTGGGTCGAGGCGGAGCTTGGACAGCTGGCTGGCGTCGAGGACGACGTGGACGTGGAGCACAGCGTGTACACCAACCCTGACCAGGCCGCCGAGTTTGTCGGCCGCACGGGTTGCGATTCCCTGGCCATCGCCATCGGCACCAGCCACGGGGCCTACAAATTCGCGGGCGAGGCCAAGCTCGACTTTGACCGCCTGGAGAAGATCAAGGCCCTGCTGCCCGGCTATCCCATCGTGCTGCACGGCGCCTCGTCCGTGCCCCAGGAATTTGTGGACATGGCCAACCAGTATGGCGCCAAGATCGCCGGAGCCAAGGGCGTGCCCGAAGATCTGCTGCGCAAGGCGGCCGCCTCGGCCGTGTGCAAGATCAACATCGACACCGATATCCGTCTGGCCATGACCGCCACCATCCGCAAGTATCTGGCCGAAAATCCGTCACATTTCGATCCGCGTCAGTACCTGCTGGTGGCCAGGGATGCGGTGCGGGACATGGTGGCGCACAAGATCAGGAACGTTCTGGGTTCATCAAATAAAATTTAA